One part of the Dysidea avara chromosome 10, odDysAvar1.4, whole genome shotgun sequence genome encodes these proteins:
- the LOC136268499 gene encoding proton-coupled folate transporter-like → MNGEQRANLKQSDSEDVSCVECYSLCWRAKIVTVEPVVFLYMLGVYFSLSFNFQYFYQRYARDKLHAANHTVHHHFCINDSYLGNTLNDEANDEVEAKATHLTFLNSLASMLVSIAVTIIMGPLTDQFGRKFAIVSANIGAMFSSLLSIIVIYLELDLHYFIATNVISSLFGGFGVILMGSFSYIADISSHRIRSLRIGILELMIYVGSAITSVLVGIWLSEVDCQFTSLTWAPFLCYVINIPYALFMFPESLPKDQRLAKAGNRGFKAVWKGFMIYLRPKLVTVKLWICLGVLLVVIINVTGSTVISTYFYIRHPLEWNQQQIGYYGGYSSVTHGTALLLLMPIALAVGIPDVVLAIFGVVCSCVGYLFIAGIKETWQMYAIVSFQSTEAVVIPSLRSMMSKCVGKEEQGALFAFVASVEVSAALIGSSVYTNLYPQLHQTSYFVMSVLSAVPILPLCMILVIERVVRHLHSKKLKDQQLDDSTSTSDDKTPLLTN, encoded by the exons ATGAATGGTGAGCAGCGAGCCAACCTAAAGCAATCCGACTCGGAGGATGTATCATGTGTGGAGTGCTACTCGTTGTGCTGGCGAGCCAAGATCGTGACGGTGGAGCCGGTGGTGTTCCTGTACATGCTCGGAGTCTACTTCTCGTTGTCGTTTAATTTCCAATATTTCTACCAGAGATATGCTCGTGACAAGTTACACGCTGCTAACCACACAGTTCACCATCACTTCTGCATCAATGATAGCTACCTGGGAAATACATTGAATGATGAAGCAAATGATGAGGTTGAAGCTAAAGCTACTCACCTCACATTTCTGAACTCCTTGGCCAGTATGTTAGTGTCCATTGCAGTCACAATTATAATGGGACCTTTGACTGATCAGTTTGGTAGGAAATTTGCTATAGTCTCAGCCAACATTGGAGCCATGTTCAGCTCATTGTTATCAATCATAGTCATCTACCTGGAACTAGACCTACATTACTTCATTGCCACAAACGTGATCTCTTCGTTGTTTGGTGGATTTGGAGTAATTTTGATGGGCTCATTTTCATATATAGCAGATATATCATCCCACAGAATAAGATCGTTACGTATCGGTATACTTGAACTGATGATTTATGTTGGTTCTGCAATAACAAGCGTCTTGGTAGGTATTTGGTTGTCTGAAGTTGACTGTCAATTCACGTCACTCACATGGGCTCCATTTCTGTGTTATGTTATAAACATACCTTATGCATTGTTCATGTTCCCGGAATCACTGCCTAAAGATCAGAGACTAGCTAAAGCTGGTAACAGAGGCTTTAAAGCAGTTTGGAAAGGATTTATGATATACCTTCGACCAAAGTTAGTAACTGTAAAGTTATGGATTTGCCTGGGAGTGTTGCTAGTTGTAATTATTAACGTAACTGGCTCAACAGTGATAAGCACTTATTTCTATATTCGACATCCTCTGGAATGGAACCAACAGCAGATTGGTTACTATGGAGGATACAGTTCAGTCACTCATGGGACGGCACTGTTGTTACTGATGCCGAtagctcttgctgtaggtatcCCAGATGTGGTGCTGGCCATATTTGGTGTTGTGTGTAGTTGTGTAGGATATCTGTTCATTGCTGGCATCAAGGAAACATGGCAGATGTATGCAA TTGTATCATTTCAAAGTACTGAAGCTGTTGTTATACCATCTCTTCGTTCAATGATGTCAAAGTGTGTCGGCAAAGAAGAGCAAG ggGCTTTGTTTGCTTTTGTTGCTTCGGTGGAGGTATCAGCAGCTTTGATTGGCTCCTCAGTGTATACTAATTTGTATCCACAACTTCATCAAACTTCTTATTTTGTCATGTCCGTATTGTCAGCAGTCCCTATACTACCTCTGTG CATGATTCTGGTAATTGAGAGGGTTGTACGTCATCTTCATTCTAAGAAGCTCAAGGATCAACAGTTAGATGACTCAACTTCTACTAGTGATGACAAAACACCACTATTGACAAATTGA